The following coding sequences are from one Marinoscillum sp. 108 window:
- a CDS encoding gamma-glutamyl-gamma-aminobutyrate hydrolase family protein produces MLKIGISACFLYPDPQRSVFGPKTLSYLENDMARYLTKEGVIPVLIPDVEDKLLLPLVEEMDGFIFQGGTDLAPESYGEKPIENGRWKGDPVRDKYELKLMNLAMESDKPILGICRGMQLMNVYFGGTLYQDTKTQRPEVLVHRDAEQYDTVSHEISFTEKKILSKIYKNAQSTRVNSVHHQSIKNLGKNLEVLAESPEDGVIEAIGYTKAPDGWVMGVQWHPEFSHTLGSQVINADKLYLYFLEHVKSLKS; encoded by the coding sequence ATGTTAAAAATCGGCATTTCTGCCTGCTTTCTCTATCCCGACCCCCAACGTTCGGTTTTTGGACCAAAGACCCTGAGTTATCTTGAAAATGACATGGCCAGGTACCTTACCAAAGAAGGAGTGATCCCTGTACTCATTCCCGATGTGGAAGATAAACTTCTCCTTCCACTCGTAGAGGAAATGGATGGCTTCATTTTCCAGGGCGGCACTGATCTGGCACCAGAGTCTTACGGTGAAAAGCCGATAGAAAATGGTCGTTGGAAGGGTGATCCCGTAAGAGACAAGTATGAACTCAAACTCATGAATTTGGCTATGGAGAGTGATAAACCCATCCTGGGGATCTGCCGTGGGATGCAGCTCATGAATGTATATTTCGGTGGCACGCTCTATCAGGACACCAAAACCCAGCGACCAGAAGTATTGGTACACCGTGATGCCGAACAGTACGATACCGTCTCCCATGAAATTTCCTTTACGGAAAAAAAGATCCTATCGAAAATCTACAAAAACGCCCAAAGCACCCGGGTGAACAGTGTACACCACCAATCCATCAAGAACCTGGGCAAAAATCTGGAGGTCCTGGCCGAAAGCCCTGAAGATGGGGTGATTGAGGCCATTGGCTATACCAAAGCCCCAGACGGCTGGGTAATGGGGGTGCAGTGGCATCCTGAGTTTTCTCATACCCTGGGTAGTCAGGTCATCAATGCCGACAAACTTTATCTCTATTTTCTGGAACATGTAAAATCGCTGAAAAGCTAA
- a CDS encoding iron-containing alcohol dehydrogenase: MQNRLNFNFPTPIRFGAGVIDELPDHLLAQGLSHPLLVTDPVVSELEFFQDILNGLRSKNMTPEVHTEMHKNPIESDVLKGGDHYHRSGCDCIVGIGGGVALDVARAIVLRIHHHRPLFDYDDLIGGDQYVTEEVPYFVTVPTTAGTGSEVGRSAIISEDISKKKRILFAPKLMARQVFADPMLTMELPPFVTAATGMDALTHNMEAYLAKNYHPMCDGIALEGMALIAKSIEKATHHPDLEARSNMLLGSLMGAVAFQKGLGVVHSLAHPLSSLLDTHHGLANAVNLPYGMEFNYAGLESRFDKMAEFLGVVDADGARVVDFLFELNQRLELPTKLSEIGVRPEHIEELSNMAVADFAHPNNPKPVSWDDFHTLYQNAL; encoded by the coding sequence ATGCAAAACAGGCTGAACTTTAACTTTCCTACGCCCATCCGGTTTGGGGCCGGGGTAATCGATGAACTACCCGATCACCTGCTGGCTCAGGGGCTTAGTCATCCACTTCTGGTGACGGACCCAGTGGTATCTGAGCTGGAGTTTTTTCAGGATATCCTGAATGGGTTGAGGTCAAAAAACATGACCCCTGAGGTGCATACAGAAATGCACAAAAATCCGATCGAATCAGATGTGCTCAAAGGTGGAGATCATTATCACCGCTCCGGATGTGATTGTATTGTGGGCATCGGCGGGGGTGTAGCATTGGATGTAGCCCGGGCCATTGTGCTCCGCATTCATCATCATCGGCCCCTCTTTGACTATGATGACCTGATAGGTGGCGACCAGTATGTAACCGAAGAAGTGCCTTATTTTGTGACGGTTCCCACCACGGCCGGTACCGGAAGTGAAGTGGGGCGCAGTGCCATTATTTCGGAGGATATTTCCAAGAAAAAAAGAATCCTCTTTGCTCCTAAACTGATGGCCCGACAGGTGTTTGCCGATCCCATGCTCACCATGGAGTTGCCCCCCTTTGTCACAGCCGCTACGGGTATGGATGCTCTCACGCATAACATGGAGGCTTACCTGGCCAAAAACTACCACCCCATGTGCGATGGAATCGCCCTGGAGGGCATGGCCCTCATAGCCAAATCCATAGAAAAAGCTACACACCACCCCGACCTGGAAGCCCGCTCAAATATGCTCCTGGGATCCCTCATGGGTGCCGTAGCTTTCCAGAAAGGCCTGGGTGTGGTGCATAGCCTGGCACATCCGCTTTCCAGTCTGCTGGACACTCACCATGGACTGGCCAACGCCGTGAATCTGCCCTATGGCATGGAATTTAACTATGCTGGTTTGGAGTCCCGATTTGATAAAATGGCGGAGTTTCTGGGTGTGGTGGACGCAGACGGAGCGCGCGTGGTAGATTTCCTCTTTGAGCTCAATCAGCGGCTGGAACTGCCAACCAAGCTGAGTGAAATCGGCGTACGGCCAGAACATATCGAAGAACTTTCGAACATGGCGGTGGCAGACTTTGCTCATCCCAACAATCCCAAGCCTGTGAGCTGGGATGACTTTCATACCTTGTATCAAAATGCACTTTGA
- the eat gene encoding ethanolamine permease, producing the protein MADQNPQTPQLKKTLGPLMLWGLGVGYVISGMYFGWNLGLAEGGTLGLAIATFFIIIMYLTFTFSYTELACAIPKAGGAFDYADRALGKKLGFLAGMAQNVEFIFAPPAIAAAIGAYFNIFFPQVDTLYIAILAYLLFTGLNILGVRAAAIFELVITVLAVLELLIFAGVCLPHMKVENLTLNALPNGFQGAFAAIPFAIWFFLAIEGVANVAEEAKNPQRSILIGFGSAIFTLVVLCLLTFVSAVGVDGWESIVYPPGSTEASDSPLPLALAKIVGDSHLLYHLLITVGLFGLVASFHGIILAAGRSTFEFGRVGYIPKSLGKVHPKTLTPANALVVNMLIGIVALLTGKTGEIITIACFGALTLYIVSMFSFFALRKNEPDLARPFKVPLYPFFPACALIIASLALVAMTIYNLKLALIYGLIMLAAYLWFLFTEKKN; encoded by the coding sequence ATGGCAGACCAAAATCCTCAGACTCCCCAGCTTAAGAAAACATTAGGTCCGCTGATGCTCTGGGGACTGGGCGTAGGCTATGTGATCTCCGGCATGTACTTTGGCTGGAACCTTGGCCTGGCTGAGGGGGGCACGCTGGGGCTGGCTATCGCCACGTTCTTCATTATCATCATGTACCTCACCTTCACCTTTAGCTACACGGAGCTTGCTTGTGCCATTCCCAAAGCCGGAGGAGCTTTTGATTATGCGGACAGAGCCCTGGGTAAGAAACTGGGATTTCTGGCCGGTATGGCTCAGAATGTAGAGTTCATCTTTGCACCTCCAGCCATAGCCGCAGCCATTGGTGCCTACTTCAATATTTTCTTCCCGCAGGTCGATACGCTCTACATTGCCATTCTGGCTTACCTGCTGTTTACCGGCCTGAATATCCTCGGTGTGAGGGCTGCCGCCATCTTCGAGCTGGTCATCACCGTCCTTGCCGTGCTGGAGCTGTTGATCTTTGCAGGGGTTTGCCTGCCTCACATGAAAGTTGAAAACCTCACCCTCAATGCCCTACCCAATGGGTTTCAGGGGGCGTTCGCAGCCATCCCATTTGCCATCTGGTTTTTCCTGGCCATAGAGGGAGTGGCCAATGTTGCTGAAGAAGCCAAAAACCCACAACGAAGTATTTTGATTGGCTTTGGCTCTGCCATTTTCACACTGGTGGTGCTGTGTCTGCTCACCTTCGTGTCGGCAGTCGGTGTGGATGGCTGGGAATCTATTGTCTACCCTCCAGGGAGCACTGAAGCTTCCGACTCTCCTTTGCCTTTGGCTCTGGCCAAAATAGTCGGCGACAGCCACCTGCTGTATCACCTGCTGATCACCGTAGGCCTGTTTGGTCTGGTAGCTTCCTTTCACGGGATCATCCTGGCGGCAGGGCGTTCCACGTTCGAGTTTGGCCGGGTAGGCTATATCCCCAAATCGCTGGGCAAAGTGCATCCTAAAACCCTCACTCCGGCCAATGCCCTGGTGGTAAATATGCTCATAGGGATTGTGGCCCTTCTAACCGGAAAAACAGGCGAAATCATCACCATTGCCTGCTTTGGGGCTTTGACTTTGTATATAGTATCCATGTTCTCATTTTTTGCGCTGCGCAAAAATGAGCCCGACCTTGCTCGTCCGTTTAAGGTGCCACTTTACCCCTTTTTCCCAGCCTGTGCCCTCATCATAGCCAGTCTGGCGCTGGTGGCTATGACCATTTATAACCTGAAGCTGGCATTGATTTACGGGCTGATTATGTTGGCCGCTTACTTATGGTTTCTCTTTACAGAGAAAAAGAATTAA
- a CDS encoding bile acid:sodium symporter family protein gives MESIDNITINFSDQNIFILNLSLGFIMFGVALKLTPADFKMVLAQPLGTLAGVLSQFIILPFLTFVLVWILEPHPTFALGMMMVAACPGGNISNFFSALARGNIALSVSLTAISSILAIFMTPINLSFWASMYAPTAALLTEVSLDFWDVFKTIVTILGIPIVLGMSFRHKYPKTAEKLHPYMHFGSIVIFAAIVILAFSANLDIFLNYIYLVVFLVFLHNAIALISGYQLGRIFGLPEADRRSLAIETGIQNSGLGLLLIFAFFQGLGGMAIVAAWWGIWHILSGLSLAYWWNYRVAVALK, from the coding sequence ATGGAATCAATAGACAATATCACCATCAACTTCTCAGACCAAAACATTTTTATCCTCAACCTCAGTTTAGGGTTTATCATGTTTGGTGTGGCGCTCAAACTAACTCCTGCTGATTTTAAAATGGTGCTGGCACAGCCGCTGGGCACCCTGGCCGGAGTGCTTTCACAGTTCATCATCCTGCCTTTTCTCACGTTTGTGCTGGTATGGATTCTGGAGCCGCACCCCACTTTCGCCCTGGGAATGATGATGGTGGCGGCCTGCCCTGGCGGCAACATCTCCAACTTCTTCTCTGCCCTGGCTCGTGGAAATATCGCCCTTTCAGTCAGCCTTACGGCCATTTCCAGCATTTTAGCCATCTTCATGACCCCCATCAACCTGTCTTTTTGGGCCAGTATGTATGCACCCACTGCCGCGCTACTCACTGAGGTGAGCCTCGACTTTTGGGATGTCTTCAAAACCATTGTTACCATTTTGGGAATTCCAATCGTGCTGGGCATGAGCTTCAGACACAAGTACCCTAAAACAGCTGAAAAACTTCACCCTTATATGCACTTTGGGTCCATCGTTATTTTCGCAGCGATCGTCATCCTGGCTTTTTCTGCCAACCTGGACATCTTCCTCAATTACATTTATCTGGTGGTCTTTTTGGTCTTTCTTCACAATGCCATCGCCCTCATTTCCGGATATCAGTTGGGGAGAATTTTCGGGCTGCCAGAGGCCGACAGACGCTCTCTGGCCATAGAAACCGGCATTCAAAATTCAGGACTCGGATTACTCCTTATATTTGCGTTTTTTCAAGGCCTGGGTGGCATGGCCATTGTCGCCGCCTGGTGGGGCATCTGGCACATACTGTCAGGCTTGTCCCTGGCTTATTGGTGGAACTATAGGGTAGCAGTAGCATTAAAATGA
- a CDS encoding aldehyde dehydrogenase family protein: MNVINPATEEVISVLTPDTAATVAAKLKALRAGQKDWQNHSVEERLAIIERFGELVMENKPELARILTSETGKPISQSINEINGSLGRIQHLKTNAEKWLESEMITPKDATVEFITHEPLGVIANISAWNFPYNVGYNVFLYALVAGNAVLYKPSEFASLTGLKFKALLHEAGVPANVFEVVIGSGAVGQYLLEADLDGYFFTGSYKTGVHITQTVAHKLVPVQLELGGKDPLYVMDDVVDVRQAAINAAEGAFYNNGQSCCAVERIYVQEDIYEEFVQHFTEEVKSYKLGDPMEEDTFTGPLTRPQQIAVLSDQIKDAVAKGAQLVLGGESLSRKGYFMSPAVLTGVNHTMELMREESFGPIIGIQKVSSDEEATDLMRDTPYGLTAAVFSEDEARARKVLDQMNVGTVYWNCCDRVSPNLPWSGRKNSGLGATLSYMGIRAFTQPKAYHWRG, from the coding sequence ATGAACGTCATCAATCCTGCAACGGAAGAAGTCATCTCCGTGCTGACACCAGACACGGCCGCTACGGTCGCTGCAAAACTCAAGGCACTCAGGGCTGGTCAAAAGGACTGGCAAAATCATAGTGTGGAAGAGCGGCTGGCCATCATTGAGCGATTTGGTGAACTGGTCATGGAAAACAAACCCGAACTGGCCCGGATTCTGACCAGCGAAACGGGCAAGCCCATCTCACAATCCATCAATGAGATCAATGGCTCACTGGGCCGAATCCAGCACCTGAAGACCAATGCCGAAAAATGGCTGGAAAGTGAAATGATCACGCCAAAGGATGCTACAGTGGAGTTCATCACCCATGAGCCACTGGGAGTCATTGCCAACATTTCTGCCTGGAATTTTCCTTACAATGTAGGCTACAATGTATTCCTATATGCCCTGGTGGCTGGCAATGCCGTGCTCTATAAGCCTTCGGAGTTTGCATCCCTGACAGGATTAAAATTTAAAGCCCTCTTACATGAAGCCGGAGTCCCCGCCAATGTGTTTGAAGTAGTCATTGGCTCAGGTGCTGTGGGCCAGTACTTGCTGGAAGCCGATCTGGATGGGTATTTTTTCACGGGCTCATACAAGACCGGAGTACACATCACCCAAACTGTCGCACACAAGCTGGTGCCAGTCCAGCTGGAGCTGGGTGGCAAAGATCCCCTTTATGTGATGGATGATGTGGTGGATGTTCGGCAGGCGGCTATCAATGCGGCAGAAGGTGCTTTCTACAACAATGGTCAGAGCTGCTGCGCCGTAGAGCGCATCTATGTGCAGGAAGACATTTATGAGGAGTTTGTGCAGCACTTCACGGAAGAGGTAAAATCCTACAAACTGGGTGATCCCATGGAGGAGGACACCTTCACCGGGCCACTGACCAGGCCACAGCAAATAGCGGTCCTCTCAGACCAAATTAAAGATGCTGTTGCCAAAGGTGCCCAACTGGTGCTGGGAGGAGAGTCCCTCAGCAGAAAAGGATATTTTATGAGCCCGGCTGTACTTACCGGTGTAAATCACACCATGGAACTCATGCGGGAGGAATCTTTCGGGCCGATCATCGGAATCCAGAAAGTAAGCTCCGATGAAGAAGCTACCGATCTGATGCGAGACACCCCGTATGGCCTGACTGCAGCGGTGTTTTCCGAAGATGAGGCCAGAGCCCGCAAAGTATTGGATCAAATGAATGTTGGCACCGTATACTGGAACTGCTGCGACCGTGTGAGCCCCAATTTACCCTGGTCGGGAAGAAAAAACTCAGGGCTTGGGGCCACCCTTTCGTATATGGGCATTCGCGCTTTCACCCAGCCCAAAGCGTATCATTGGCGGGGGTAG
- a CDS encoding circularly permuted type 2 ATP-grasp protein, whose amino-acid sequence MIESYLVDRMFNNEPFLDELATSENKVSSQWQKLAMYYDRLGPEKLGQYHDEVSRQLRENGVTYNIYGDPEGMNRPWTLDPVPMIFSGQDWAVIEKGLIQRAELLNHILSDIYGSRSLIKDGFIPFELIYNHQGFLRQVDKIKLDGEQQLIQYAADLARGPDGKMWVLHDRTDAPSGAGYTFENRAAMTRVFPDLIRENEVRKISTYYQTLKNTLVNLSSRNKENPRIVLLSPGPTNETYFEHAYLSSFMGFTLALGEDLTVSDGYVWLKTIKGLEKVDVIIRRVDDVFCDPLEFRSNSHLGVVGLMEAVRQKKVIVINPLGCRILENPGLMAFLPRLSRHILGEELILPSVATWWCGQDKEKKYVLDHLETLIIRKIYRSADNRSIYGGSLSKEELNQLRAQIDRSPYLYVGQELVNFSTTPSWINQKMEARNAVFRSYIVADTQSSTYSVMPGGLSRSSAQKGAFIVSNQQGGISKDTWVLGKREESKVTPVTEAGLRPELKSVLPSRTGEHLFWIGRYMERSVYTVRLMRMVLMTYNEVDEDIHIKENPVVSTLLRTLTKLTGTQPGFKDKKILRHPEEELISLVLDSSRVGSLAYSLNAFLSNGYAVRDRLSLDTWRILDSISEELSRMKKMGSDLTQIYDGLDSMVIKLMAFYGLNIDNMTREPTWHLLNVGRFIESAINNCTVLGSMLGKRFGSETDKSLMEDTLRCSESLVTYRYRYRSVMEMKGVLSLLILHEENPRSVIYQIMRIEKHLSSMPPQDQEVEEFLSPARKKLLEAVTKIRLCDIDLLATADGKKGNYTHLKTFLDEITALLSDTSDLIYQKYFSHTSNRYHMIQTSLLPEI is encoded by the coding sequence ATGATCGAATCATATCTTGTTGATCGAATGTTCAACAATGAGCCGTTTCTGGACGAGCTGGCTACATCTGAAAATAAAGTCTCCTCACAGTGGCAAAAACTGGCCATGTACTATGACCGGCTCGGCCCTGAAAAGCTCGGTCAGTATCATGATGAGGTGAGCAGGCAGCTCCGTGAAAATGGTGTGACCTATAACATCTATGGCGATCCGGAAGGGATGAACAGGCCCTGGACGCTCGATCCGGTTCCGATGATTTTCAGTGGACAGGACTGGGCTGTGATAGAAAAAGGGCTTATTCAGCGCGCCGAGCTCCTCAATCATATCCTTTCGGATATCTACGGGAGCCGAAGCCTCATCAAAGACGGGTTCATTCCCTTCGAGCTGATCTACAATCATCAGGGATTTTTGCGGCAGGTCGATAAAATCAAGCTGGACGGCGAACAGCAGCTGATCCAGTACGCAGCGGACCTGGCTCGCGGACCAGATGGTAAAATGTGGGTACTACACGACCGAACAGATGCCCCGTCAGGTGCAGGCTATACCTTTGAAAACCGGGCAGCCATGACACGTGTTTTCCCGGATCTGATCAGAGAAAATGAGGTCAGGAAGATTTCTACCTACTATCAGACCCTCAAAAATACACTGGTCAATCTTTCATCCCGAAACAAAGAGAACCCGCGAATTGTGCTCCTCTCCCCCGGGCCAACCAACGAAACTTATTTTGAGCACGCCTACCTTTCTTCTTTCATGGGCTTCACACTGGCCCTGGGTGAAGACCTCACCGTGAGTGATGGGTACGTATGGCTAAAAACCATCAAAGGATTAGAAAAAGTAGACGTGATCATCCGGCGGGTAGATGATGTGTTTTGTGATCCCCTTGAGTTTCGAAGCAATTCACACCTGGGCGTAGTGGGACTCATGGAGGCCGTGCGCCAAAAAAAGGTGATCGTGATCAATCCCCTGGGTTGTAGAATACTTGAAAATCCTGGTTTGATGGCCTTTTTGCCAAGGCTTTCCCGACATATCCTGGGTGAAGAACTCATCCTCCCCTCTGTGGCCACGTGGTGGTGTGGGCAGGACAAAGAGAAAAAATATGTGCTCGATCACCTGGAGACGCTGATTATCCGCAAGATTTATCGGAGTGCAGATAACCGGTCGATATACGGAGGCTCCCTTTCCAAAGAGGAACTAAACCAGCTAAGAGCACAAATAGACAGGAGCCCCTACCTCTACGTGGGGCAGGAGTTGGTCAACTTCTCCACTACTCCGTCCTGGATCAATCAGAAGATGGAGGCGAGAAACGCGGTGTTCAGAAGCTACATTGTGGCGGATACTCAAAGCAGCACGTACTCGGTGATGCCGGGTGGCCTTTCTCGTAGCTCTGCGCAAAAAGGAGCCTTTATTGTATCCAACCAGCAGGGGGGCATCAGCAAAGACACCTGGGTACTCGGCAAGCGGGAGGAATCCAAAGTCACACCTGTAACAGAGGCTGGTCTTCGGCCCGAACTCAAAAGCGTGCTTCCCAGCCGAACTGGTGAACACCTTTTCTGGATCGGGAGATACATGGAGCGCTCCGTATACACGGTGCGTCTGATGAGGATGGTGCTCATGACCTACAATGAGGTAGATGAAGACATTCATATTAAAGAAAACCCTGTAGTATCCACCCTGCTAAGAACCCTGACCAAACTTACCGGTACACAGCCGGGATTTAAAGACAAAAAAATCCTCAGACATCCCGAAGAAGAACTGATTTCGCTGGTCCTCGACTCCAGTCGTGTAGGAAGTCTGGCCTACTCACTCAATGCTTTTCTATCTAATGGCTATGCCGTGCGTGACCGGCTGAGTCTGGATACCTGGAGAATCCTCGACAGCATTTCTGAGGAGCTTTCCCGAATGAAAAAAATGGGCTCCGATCTTACTCAGATATATGACGGGCTGGATAGTATGGTCATAAAGCTCATGGCATTCTACGGGCTCAACATTGACAACATGACCAGGGAACCTACGTGGCATTTACTGAATGTGGGACGATTCATAGAGTCCGCCATCAACAATTGTACGGTCCTGGGGTCGATGCTTGGCAAGCGCTTTGGATCAGAGACCGACAAATCCCTGATGGAGGATACCCTCCGCTGTAGCGAAAGTCTGGTCACCTATCGGTATCGCTATCGATCTGTGATGGAAATGAAAGGTGTGCTCAGTCTGCTCATTTTGCACGAGGAGAATCCCCGATCTGTCATCTACCAGATCATGCGGATAGAAAAACACCTAAGTAGTATGCCTCCGCAGGATCAGGAGGTGGAGGAGTTTCTCAGCCCAGCACGGAAAAAACTGCTGGAGGCTGTGACCAAAATTCGCCTGTGCGACATAGACCTACTGGCCACTGCCGATGGAAAGAAAGGGAATTACACTCATTTGAAAACCTTTCTGGATGAAATCACCGCGCTACTGAGCGACACTTCAGACCTGATCTACCAAAAGTATTTCAGCCATACCAGCAATCGCTACCACATGATTCAAACCTCTCTCCTCCCGGAAATATGA
- a CDS encoding transglutaminase family protein has translation MRYQVTHITDYIYQNTASLCHNIMVQLPKDSECQTVEESSYEIDPEPSFLGERKDFFDNQYLYFSIERAHKKLTVTSRTRVTLKSPKWMGVDPASTSPWEEVVKWLRTTDALNDIRQFYLESKHVHFVEGIKAYTLQSFTPGRPIMEAMMELNSRIFHDFSFTPGFTDISTPLEKVFETKKGVCQDFAHFALACLRSINLAARYVSGYIETLPPPGKPKLVGADASHAWVALYIPELEWVEFDATNNLLVDDKHVRVAVGRDFADITPLKGIVYSVGKQTMKVSVDVRNLDNV, from the coding sequence ATGAGATATCAGGTCACCCACATTACCGACTACATTTATCAAAACACTGCCTCTCTGTGTCACAACATCATGGTGCAGCTGCCAAAAGACTCAGAGTGCCAGACCGTAGAGGAAAGCAGTTATGAGATAGATCCGGAACCCAGCTTTCTGGGCGAGCGAAAGGATTTTTTTGACAATCAGTACCTCTATTTTTCCATAGAAAGGGCGCACAAAAAACTTACGGTAACCTCCAGAACCAGAGTAACTCTGAAATCACCAAAATGGATGGGAGTGGACCCGGCGAGCACCAGCCCGTGGGAAGAAGTGGTGAAATGGCTCCGAACCACGGATGCCCTGAATGACATTCGCCAGTTTTATCTGGAGTCCAAGCATGTGCATTTCGTAGAAGGGATTAAAGCCTATACCCTTCAGTCCTTCACCCCCGGCCGACCCATCATGGAGGCCATGATGGAACTCAACTCCAGGATCTTTCATGATTTTAGTTTCACTCCTGGCTTTACAGACATCAGTACTCCCCTTGAAAAGGTTTTTGAAACTAAAAAAGGGGTTTGTCAGGACTTTGCTCACTTTGCCCTGGCCTGCCTGCGCTCCATCAATCTGGCCGCCAGGTATGTGAGTGGCTATATAGAAACATTGCCTCCTCCAGGCAAGCCTAAACTGGTAGGTGCAGATGCATCTCATGCCTGGGTAGCCCTCTACATTCCAGAGTTGGAATGGGTGGAGTTTGATGCCACCAACAACCTGCTGGTGGATGACAAGCACGTGCGGGTGGCCGTAGGCAGAGACTTTGCAGACATTACGCCCCTCAAAGGGATTGTCTACAGTGTGGGTAAACAAACCATGAAGGTCAGCGTGGATGTACGCAATCTGGATAATGTGTAG